The Belonocnema kinseyi isolate 2016_QV_RU_SX_M_011 chromosome 1, B_treatae_v1, whole genome shotgun sequence genomic interval TTTGCTGCCAGCTTTCGTCAAGATCCAAGCGTTAACCtcgtaattttttttaggatttatgctttagaacaaaattaaaagctCTAAATTTAAAGTAACGCATTTGGGGACTTTCGAtacaattttatacttttattttaatttacatatcACTCTTATTTAACTAATtcgaactattttaaaaaaaatcgtaatcttcaaaaaaattaattctcacatcaaataagaaactaaaaatttggtttgtttttagaaaacattGGTAAATGATTATGGTTATGCGGCCGAGGTTCATAATGTGATAACTGAAGATGGATATATTTTGGAATTGCATCGAATTCCAGGAGTGATCAATAAAACATTGAgtgaaacaaaaaagagaaaagtagCTCTATTATTACATGGCCTCTTGGGTTCTTCATTTACTTGGCTTGTTACAGGACCCAAACGATCACTAggtaaatattaatttcctatacattattttataaaagttaatttttcactcaaGGCTTCTTAGGTCTATAAAATTCGTACTATGTCTACTACGGCATTGATTACAAGTTCTGACACTCTTCCGTACTGTCATTTATCTCTTATTCCTACTAGCACCTTTGGTGTcttcttttgtttgtttttaattacatatGGCCCCCGTTATTTTGCTTTCTATTTTCTCGTTTAATAATTCCCTGTCTTTTTTTTCTATCACCTCATTCTCTACTCTTATGTGAGCACTATAATTTACATATGCTTACAACGTACATCCTAATACCACGCCTCCATTATTACTGCCACCCCACATTTGtccgatttttaaaacaattttctatccTTTCTCACCAAGCCTGCTATGCAagtattccagtaacatatcatCCATTCTTCCCATCTTTCATTTCTCGTTTTCTTGTTTCCTGCTATGACTTtttcaattacacaggccgacaaaatttgacaaaggtccggaaccagagaccagacctagtatacccgaaggtttttgctgcgctgaatccgaatccgacctcNNNNNNNNNNNNNNNNNNNNNNNNNNNNNNNNNNNNNNNNNNNNNNNNNNNNNNNNNNNNNNNNNNNNNNNNNNNNNNNNNNNNNNNNNNNNNNNNNNNNcacccttgccctctgaaatacatttttcagattcaagatagcttttttttcatcgatatatcattgattgaagttaagtattttcgcagtttcgtaacaacgctCAATGATAcgctcaatgatacgcacgtaaccgggtttgggggtagaggaaatcgggttatgggagACTCtggttatgggctcgaaagttaccgggcttgggggtgaaatttttcatatttaaatccgccatatctcggctatgaaaaatcttatcaaaaagttaggcatcgcattttgaaggtaaagagtagttctttacgatgccattgtcagtttgtgaaaaaaaaaattttcgcgatgttacggggcctcgaacacatcaaaataacgggtttttgacccttttaggttagaatatctcgaaaactgagggtgatagaatttttctgaggtcagattcggattcaacgtagcaaaaaccttcgggtatagtaggtctggtctctggctctgagaattgttggcctgtgttattattcaAATCCGCAAATGCTGGAAGCAATTTTGTAAGTTTATGTTTACTTTTAACATTGCCGCACTATTCTTTTACACTCTTGGCTTATCATCACAATTgtcaaaatgtttaactttgaaaattaagaaattaaacataaaaattaaatttagaagaacttTAGAGCTGCACAAAGTTAATTAGTCGGGTTGGCGTCTGACGGGGatggaaaatcaaactattttgttacaaaggcATATTTTCTTAATTggataattcaactgttctgttagaGATTCGTCTATTCGTCCggaaaagttcgtctttttggattgaaaattcacgtttaagtagaaaagtcatcatttttgtttcGACATTCATGTTTTATGGTTGAGATTCaattctttctaattgaaaagtgtaGTATTCTATTGTTGGTCCAGAAATAATCTCTTATTGTTAacaattctactatttatttaaacattttactattttgtggaaaattcaactgttttcttcaaaagtcatccattttgattgaaagcggattcttttttttttttttgttgaaaaagctgcaattatattttaaattcaaaattaatttattttggttgaaaactcgactattttattaaaaattaaattttttgttgacaattatagtattttgttaacaatcatCTGCTCTTGTCGGAAACTCGATTGTCTGGTTGAGAATTGCTATATTGGGGtggcaaattcatccttttggaatgaaaattcctcttttagtagaaaagtcatcttgtgtggttgtaaattattcatttggatgcaaaattcaactgtctttaactatttggttgaaaatgcaacttttttcgaTTGCAGTTTATCTTCGTCGCTTGAAAACTAgatgattttgttcaaaattgagaaTTTCGACTTAGTATATAACATGTTAGCAAAAATGCACAATTACACACCAAAAACGACTTTCATATATTTCACACGACGACCGAAACCAGCGAAGGCGCACTGAACTGAAGGGGCGCGCTAGGATGTGagaatgatgccgtagtgtgtccgacgacgagttgacattgtcctcatTAAAATAGGAAAGGTCTCATACTGAGGCCTGGGgaggtatgagagttatcacccctaggacggCAGACTCAACTGCGATTAGGACAGGATTCCTAGCGTGTGGGGTTTTTATGTAATACTATGGAGAATCACAACTGTCAACTCTCAATAAACTGTGCAGGTACATCCGGCAAATGATGTTGTCATGAATGAACCGGAGATCCGAATAACTTTTGCTATGTATATTCAGAACACATTGGTCatctcaacaaaagaaaaatcacAGAGAAAATCAGCTCTTTATACCAAACAtgctttaatattgaaatttcacGACAAGATACAAACTGAGTTCCTAATTTCATCTGTGTCTTATGTTACACAATGAATGGTTACCGTTTGAATCAGGACAAGGCGATTGCTAAGTAGAAGGTGTGAatagaattaaaaagaacaaatagtTTACTCTACAGTTACAAGTGTTCAGTTTCCGAAAAAGGTATTTATAGATGGCTTAGATGATGACGAGTCGCTAGATAGCTTGACTGCAGGATTGGATGCTCGACatgtagatgaaaattttttaaatcagattaatAAGTAGAAACCGACTCGGGTGAAAGCACTGAAATGAGAAGGATTCAAGTGAATCCGATGAACATGAAGCGGAACAGTCTTTAAGCAGTGATGAAGAATATGTTCCCTTCGGTCGAAAGCGAACTACTGAAGAATTCGATCAGAAACATCTCAATGATTTGTTAAGAAAGAGTGGTCTGTCGAAAGAACAATCGGAACTTATGGCTTCAAAAATCAAAAGAAGAAATATGTTAGCAAAGAGTACTAAGGTAAGTGTGTATCGTAATCGAGAGGAAtactttcgtaaatattttaagaaagatTCAAATCTAGTTTACTGCACAAATATGAAGGGActtattgatgaaaataaattacgaGGAACATgaatggcaaatatgtggagaCTTGAAAATTCTATCTATGATACCTGGACAACAATCTAGATTCACAAAGTACCTATGTTATCTGTGTCTGTTTGGTAGCAGAGACAGAGAAAATCGATATATAGAAAGAAAATTTGGCCATCAAGAGAAGCTGTTGCATCTTGAAAACATAATATTTTGAGAGAACGACTCGTTGATCCCtccaaaattttgttacctcctcTTCATATAAAGCTTGGTTTGATCAAACAATTTGTGAAGGCCTTAGACAAGGAAAGACAATTCTTGAAACATTTGGGCGAAGTGTTTATTCAGAAATCAGATGCTAAATTGAGCGAAGGAATTTTTGACGGTTCTCAAATCCGCACTTTATTTAGAGATGAAAACTTGGACAAAATGATGAATGATGTCGAGAAAGCAGCAAGGAAAAAGTTTTCACCAAGACCTCAAAGAATTTGAACATAGATTTCAAGAACCTTGAAAAGGGGACAAAAACGTCTTAGAAAGACTCTGCCGCGGTCATTCTAAAAGAAGCGTATGCGTAAGcgaaaacaagtttaaaatatcCTCATATCGGTTAGGCTAAAGGTCCTGCTTACCTCtaagtattttcttttaatcgtgggAAAACTAATATATCCTTTGAGCGCCAAAGGAAAAGAGTTTTCAagcgaataattaataaaatctaaaaaaaatctaaatttttttcagcttttatTTTAGTGGATAATGGTTATGATGTCTGGTTGTTGAACAATCGTGGAAGTACATACAGTAGAAAACACATATCAAAATTAGAAACAAGTTACGGATTTTGGGACTTTAGGTATACTATgatacttttattataatttttatattcctcttatttaattttaatttaaaaaatgtatttttttaagctgGCACGAGATGGGAATTTACGACTTACCAGCCACAATCCATTACGTTTTGAATAATACAGATCAAAGTAATCTTAATTTGGGCTGCTTTTCTGAAGGGTGTACTCAAGCTTGTGTTATGGGATCCCTAAAACccgaatataatgaaaaaattaactttgcacTAGCGTTGGCTCCAGCTGTTTATTGGACGTATGTCGGAGGCTTAGTCCGTTTTTTAATACCATTCACTAGAATATTGGTGGTAagaattttcctaataataattttttgtttaaggccTTGCCAGGGTACCAACTGATACCTGGCGGCTTAGTAGACCCTTTCTGTTGAATTTCTTTTGAGCCAGAGCTTCATGCTCGCCGAGGCGATATGTTACTTAATCAGAGGCTACTGTGTTGCATATATATAAAAGTTACATAATGAATTCTGTTCCGCACTACTATAGCGATCAAGATAAAGGCGCATTTTTTTACGTTGTGATCCGTGATATACtgcacgaaaaaaaaagatttgttggagcaactaattaaattgtttggaCGAATATTTGAGTTAGTAAATAATGGTACTGctatttagttaattttaaggaatatttttgtTAGTTGGGGCACAAGTAGTTGTCGTTACTATCTAATTAGGTATGCTAACTGCTTTGGTTTGTCACAACGACTGTCTGTAGGTAGTTAAACTTGCTAATATTGTTAGTTATGTTTTCTATCTGTGGTGTAACTATTTCTTATTTGTTACAGAGACTAATCAAAATAGCTATAACTACATTatcgaaatattaattaaaaagattccaatgGGCAAGCGGCAATATTTTTTTAGGACACCTTATGGGGACGCTGACATCAGTTCAGCTGAaaagacgttttaaaaaaatatgtgcctACGTTCAAAATAATCCCCAAAGCCTTAACTTTCCACACTTTTTATACTtccattatttatataataaaatagccATAATGCAATGATACACCAAGTGAGCAGCGACTTATGACGGCCATGTCTAAACATTCTTCCTCGTTTTACCATGGGTATGCTGGTACGTTTGTCGCATTCCCAATCGTACCAACCAGGGtagcaaataaaatagttacgtcACCTACTTTAATTTGTTAGAGAAATCAATTAGTAGTACATATGACTAATTTATTAGTAACTTGTACTACTAAAACATTACTAACGTAAACTAGTCCAGGGTACTACAACCGGGTTCCTAAATCGACCATTTGCTTAGTTGGTGTTACTAACTGAACAGTTATAAGAACCAATAAATACTTTACTAATAAACAGGTCGTAGCCCCAACTATTCATTTTTCTCAGTGCAGTTTACCGGATGACTTTTTCCTCTATTGTTTAAAACTATACTGACTgcgaaatgattaattaattaggtcaaatttgaaataatttcttgttcTTGCTTAGAGTACCTATatcgacaaaattttaatttttcgtagatATATATTTCAGTTTTAGTGCCAATTGAATTGGGTAGAaacctttaaattaaaactattaattgtACAAAAAAGTGTAAATGGCAAGAAGAACGTTTCCACAGTatcataattgtttaataaacGATTTCTCACGTGGGAGTTTCTACGTACCAAGAAGATCCGGCCATTCGTATGGAAATTAAGGGAGAAATAGCTAGATGTATGTATACATGTATATTTTACAGGTCGGTACGTAGTGCCGATTATCCTAGAGTTCGgggtgctaaaaataattttgatggaaACCGCCGTTTGAACAAGCCATTAGATCCAACTGCGGATAGAATTGCAACGCAGATTTCGACCAAGCCCCAAACCTTGCTTGAATGGATACCTCCCTTCATGAGGATATCTTGGAAGAATCCGACGATGAATCAAAAGAAAAAGATGCATGTGTCAACTGAACAAGACGACTAGGCAAGACAGAATGCATCCCGTGTTCAGTGTGTAATTGACTGCATAACATCTGGCAGATTGTTCATGAAAAGTGTTCGAAAGTTCGCCCAAAAAATATTGATCTACCATAACACAGTCAACAATTCAAAGCTACTGACAATTAAGCAGCACATTGTTTACAACATACGTGCGTTATCAAACGCAAGGAGGAGAATACAAAAGAGGGAGAGATACGTCAGGGAGAACCAATAGTTTTTCGTTGTAccacccaggaaacaaaaatctattcaattctgtcactggaattccaaaattgtcgccgatttgttttttaaggactgttagtcgttataattttgttcacTAACTTATATGCTGTAAAGGACTagtaactgaaatagcaaaaggaatctagtagaactgcgcataatttcttttaatttttcgataatttacaaaaataaaaattcgcgtgaaatatggcagcttaaccccaaaaaagtcggtctcattcaaaaagaaggaaaccaattcaatataaccttgcttgaaatggtcattgcagtacatggcagattcaaAGCTGCTTGAGAATATAACCAATTCACATAGTCGAAAACCGATTCTGTTTtcactttctgaatctgcaaatgccagatacgcaattcacacaGTTGTCTTTTCAATAGATTCTTTCCTCCTGGGCATTGCGCCTCTTAAACGATTTCACTGTTTCTGACAAAATTGCACTCAAGTTGAATAAAGGAGAGACTTTTTGGAGATCCTCTATCTCCGATGAATTTAGAGTTGATTGTCCAAAACGAAAAGTGTCAAATGTTCGGACAGCAGTCACCATTGCACACTCAAGGCACACTGCCGAGAAGGAAGAAAAGGAGGAGAGGTACTAA includes:
- the LOC117169452 gene encoding lipase 1-like isoform X2 translates to MENMVFVFALLLCNGVAFAASFRQDPSVNLKTLVNDYGYAAEVHNVITEDGYILELHRIPGVINKTLSETKKRKVALLLHGLLGSSFTWLVTGPKRSLAFILVDNGYDVWLLNNRGSTYSRKHISKLETSYGFWDFSWHEMGIYDLPATIHYVLNNTDQSNLNLGCFSEGCTQACVMGSLKPEYNEKINFALALAPAVYWTYVGGLVRFLIPFTRILVANVELFLTYEPAGASIKQLLHYALGTYYPGTFRLFDYGPVRNLRLYNSISPPDYRLENVNIPFAIYHGLNDLLVSPKDIDLLKGRLPNIVDAYLVPGKLNHYDFMLGLNINQLCYKRALALMEKYNQE
- the LOC117169452 gene encoding lipase 3-like isoform X1, which codes for MENMVFVFALLLCNGVAFAASFRQDPSVNLKTLVNDYGYAAEVHNVITEDGYILELHRIPGVINKTLSETKKRKVALLLHGLLGSSFTWLVTGPKRSLAFILVDNGYDVWLLNNRGSTYSRKHISKLETSYGFWDFSWHEMGIYDLPATIHYVLNNTDQSNLNLGCFSEGCTQACVMGSLKPEYNEKINFALALAPAVYWTYVGGLVRFLIPFTRILVRIFERVGYFQLLPASTLLRILTSFVCSEKSIFQPVCISVIFSVVGVGYEQLDRANVELFLTYEPAGASIKQLLHYALGTYYPGTFRLFDYGPVRNLRLYNSISPPDYRLENVNIPFAIYHGLNDLLVSPKDIDLLKGRLPNIVDAYLVPGKLNHYDFMLGLNINQLCYKRALALMEKYNQE